A part of Macaca mulatta isolate MMU2019108-1 chromosome 12, T2T-MMU8v2.0, whole genome shotgun sequence genomic DNA contains:
- the SPEG gene encoding striated muscle preferentially expressed protein kinase isoform X12 → MKTSPSQNRRSSDTGSKAPPTFKVSLMDQSVREGQDVIMSIRVQGEPKPVVSWLRNRQPVRPDQRRFAEEAEGGLCQLRILAAERGDAGFYTCKAVNEYGARQCEARLEVRAHPESRSLAVLAPLQDVDVGAGEMALFECLVAGPTDVEVDWLCRGRLLQPALLKCKMHFDGRKCKLLLTSVHEDDSGVYTCKLSTAKDELTCSARLTVRPSLAPLFTRLLEDVEVLEGRAARFDCKISGTPPPVVTWTHFGRPMEESENLRLRQDGGLHSLHIAHVGSEDEGLYAVSAVNTHGQAHCSAQLYVEEPRTAASGPSSKLEKMPSIPEEPEQGELERLSIPDFLRPLQDLEVGLAKEAMLECQVTGLPYPTISWFHNGHRIQSSDDRRMTQYRDVHRLVFPAVGPQHAGVYKSVIANKLGKAACYAHLYVTDVVPGPPDGAPQVVAVTGRMVTLTWNPPRSLDMAIDPDSLTYTVQHQVLGSDQWTALVTGLREPGWAATGLRKGVQHIFRVLSTTVKSSSKPSPPSEPVQLLEHGPPLEEAPAVLDKPDIVYVVEGQPASVTVTFNHVEAQVVWRSCRGALLEARAGVYELSQPDDDQYCLRICRVSRRDMGALTCTARNRHGTQTCLVTLELAEAPRFESIMEDVEVGAGETARFAVVVEGKPLPDIMWYKDEVLLTESSHVSFVYEENECSLVVLSTGAQDGGVYTCTARNLAGEVSCKAELAVHSAQTAMEVEGVGEDEDHRGRRLSDFYDIHQEIGRGAFSYLRRVVERSSGLEFAAKFIPSQAKPKASARREARLLARLQHDCVLYFHEAFERRRGLVIVTELCTEELLERMARKPTVCESEIRAYMRQVLEGIHYLHQSHVLHLDVKPENLLVWDGAEGEEQVRICDFGNAQELTPGEPQYCQYGTPEFVAPEIVNQSPVSGVTDIWPVGVVAFLCLTGISPFVGENDRTTLMNIRNYNVAFEETTFLSLSREARGFLIKVLVQDRLRPTAEETLEHPWFKTQAKGAEMSTDHLKLFLSRRRWQRSQISYKCHLVLRPIPELLRAPPERVWVTMPRRPPPSGGLSSSSDSEEEELEELPSVPRPLQPEFSGSRVSLTDIPTEDEALGTPETGAATPMDWQEQGRAPSQDQEAPSPEALPSLGQEPAAGASPKRGELRRGSSAESALPRAGPREPGRGLQKAASVELPQRRSPSPGATRLARGGLGEGEYAQRLQALRQRLLRGGPEDGKVSGLRGPLLESLGGRARDPRMARAASSEAAPHHQPPLENRGLQKSSSFSQGEAEPRGRHRRAGAPLEIPVARLGARRLQESPSLSALSEAQPSSPARPSVPKPSALKSAEPSATTPSDAPQPPAPQPAQDKAPEPRPEPVRASKPAPRPEALQTLALPLTPYAQIIQSLQLSGHAQGPPQGPAASPSELKPHAAVFARVASPPPGAPEKRVPSAGAPPVLAERARVPTVPPRPGSSLSSSIENLESEAVFEAKFKRSRESPLSRGLRLLSRSRSEERGPFRGAEEEDGIYRPSPAGTPLELVRRPERSRSVQDLRAVGEPGLVRRLSLSLSQRLRRTPPAQRHPAWEARGGDGESSEGGSSARGSPVLAMRRRLSSTLERLSSRLQRSGSSEDSGGASGRSTPLFGRLRRATSEGESLRRLGLPHNQLAAQAGATTPSAESLGSEASATSGSSAPGESRSRLRWGFSRQRKDKGLSQPNLSASIQEELGHQYVRSESDFPPVFHIKLKDQVLLEGEAATLLCLPAACPAPHISWMKDKKSLRSEPSVIIVSCKDGRQLLSIPRVGKRHAGLYECSATNVLGSITSSCTVAVARVPGKLAPPEVPQTYQDTALVLWKPGDSRAPCTYTLERRVDGESVWHPVSSGIPDCYYNVSHLPVGMTVRFRVACANRAGQGPFSNPSEKVFVRGTQDSSAVPSAAHQEAPVTSGPARAPPPDSPTSLAPPPAPAAPTPPSVTVSPSSPPTAPSQALSSLKAVGPPPQTPPRRHRGLQAARQAEPTPPSTQVTPSEPKSFVLDTGTPTPASTPQGVKPASSSTPVYVVTSFVSAPPAPEPPAPEPPPEPTKVTVRSLSPAKEVVSSPGSSPRSSPRPEGTTLRQGPPQKPYTFLEEKARGRFGVVRACRENATGRTFVAKIVPYAAEGKRRVLQEYEVLRTLHHERIMSLHEAYITPRYLVLIAESCGNRELLCGLSDRFRYSEDDVATYVAQLLQGLDYLHGRHVLHLDIKPDNLLLAPDNALKIVDFGSAQPYNPQALRPLGHRTGTLEFMAPEMVKGEPIGSATDIWGAGVLTYIMLSGRSPFYEPDPQETEARIVGGRFDAFQLYPNTSQSATLFLRKVLSVHPWSRPSLQDCLAHPWLQDAYLMKLRRQTLTFTTNRLKEFLGEQRRRRAEAATRHKVLLRSYPGGP, encoded by the exons CACACCCTGAAAGCCGGTCCCTGGCCGTGCTGGCCCCCCTGCAGGACGTGGACGTGGGGGCCGGGGAGATGGCGCTGTTTGAGTGCCTGGTGGCGGGGCCCACTGATGTGGAGGTGGATTGGCTGTGCCGTGGTCGCCTGCTGCAGCCTGCACTGCTCAAATGCAAGATGCATTTCGATGGCCGCAAATGCAAGCTGCTGCTTACATCTGTACATGAGGACGACAGTGGCGTCTACACCTGCAAGCTCAGCACAGCCAAAG ATGAGCTGACCTGCAGTGCCCGGCTGACCGTGCGGCCCTCATTGGCACCCCTGTTCACACGGCTGCTGGAAGATGTGGAGGTGTTGGAAGGCCGAGCTGCCCGCTTCGACTGCAAGATCAGCGGCACCCCACCCCCTGTTGTTACCTGGACTCATTTTG GCCGCCCCATGGAGGAGAGTGAGAACTTGCGGCTACGGCAGGATGGGGGTCTGCACTCACTCCACATTGCCCATGTGGGCAGCGAGGACGAGGGGCTCTATGCGGTCAGTGCTGTTAACACCCATGGCCAGGCCCACTGCTCAGCCCAGCTGTATGTAGAAGAGCCCCGGACAGCCGCCTCAGGCCCCAG CTCGAAGCTGGAGAAGATGCCATCCATTCCCGAGGAGCCAGAGCAGGGTGAGCTGGAGCGGCTGTCCATTCCCGACTTCCTGCGGCCACTGCAGGACCTGGAGGTGGGACTGGCCAAGGAGGCCATGCTAGAGTGCCAGGTGACCGGCCTGCCCTACCCCACCATCAGCTGGTTCCACAATGGCCACCGCATCCAGAGCAGCGACGACCGGCGCATGACACAGT ACAGGGATGTCCATCGCTTGGTGTTCCCTGCCGTGGGGCCTCAGCACGCCGGTGTCTACAAGAGCGTCATCGCCAACAAGCTGGGCAAAGCTGCCTGCTATGCCCACCTGTATGTCACAG ATGTGGTCCCAGGCCCTCCAGATGGTGCCCCGCAGGTGGTGGCTGTGACGGGGAGGATGGTCACACTCACATGGAACCCCCCCAGGAGTCTGGACATGGCCATTG ACCCGGACTCCCTAACGTACACAGTGCAGCACCAGGTGCTGGGCTCGGACCAGTGGACAGCACTGGTCACAGGCCTGCGGGAGCCAGGGTGGGCAGCCACGGGGCTGCGTAAGGGGGTCCAGCACATCTTCCGGGTCCTCAGCACCACTGTCAAGAGCAGCAGCAAGCCCTCGCCCCCTTCTGAGCCTGTACAGCTGCTGGAGCACG GCCCACCCCTGGAGGAGGCCCCTGCCGTGCTGGACAAACCGGACATCGTGTATGTGGTGGAGGGACAGCCTGCCAGTGTCACCGTCACATTCAACCATGTGGAGGCCCAGGTCGTCTGGAGGAG CTGCCGAGGGGCCCTCCTAGAGGCACGGGCAGGTGTGTACGAGCTGAGCCAGCCAGATGATGACCAGTACTGTCTTCGGATCTGCCGGGTGAGCCGCCGGGACATGGGGGCCCTCACCTGCACTGCCCGAAACCGTCACGGCACGCAGACCTGCTTGGTCACATTGGAGCTGGCAG AGGCCCCTCGGTTTGAGTCCATCATGGAGGACgtggaggtgggggctggggaaaCTGCTCGCTTTGCCGTGGTGGTTGAGGGAAAACCACTGCCGGACATCATGTGGTACAAG GACGAAGTGCTGCTGACCGAGAGCAGCCATGTGAGCTTCGTGTACGAGGAGAATGAGTGCTCCCTGGTGGTGCTCAGCACGGGGGCCCAGGATGGAGGCGTCTACACCTGCACGGCCCGGAACCTGGCGGGCGAGGTCTCCTGCAAAGCAGAGTTGGCTGTGCATTCAG CTCAGACAGCTATGGAGGTCGAAGGGGTCGGGGAGGATGAGGACCATCGAGGAAGGAGACTCAGCGACTTTTATGACATCCACCAGGAGATCGGCAG GGGTGCCTTCTCCTACCTGCGGCGTGTGGTGGAGCGTAGCTCCGGCCTGGAGTTTGCGGCCAAGTTCATCCCCAGCCAGGCCAAGCCAAAGGCATCAGCGCGTCGGGAGGCCCGGCTGCTGGCCAGGCTCCAGCACGACTGTGTCCTCTACTTCCATGAGGCCTTCGAGAGGCGCCGAGGACTGGTCATTGTCACTGAGCT CTGCACAGAGGAGCTGCTGGAGCGAATGGCCAGGAAACCGACCGTGTGTGAGTCTGAG ATCCGGGCCTATATGCGGCAGGTTCTAGAGGGAATACACTACCTGCACCAGAGCCACGTGCTGCACCTCGATGTCAAG CCTGAGAACCTGCTGGTGTGGGATGGTGCCGAGGGTGAAGAGCAGGTGCGGATCTGTGACTTTGGGAATGCCCAGGAGCTGACTCCAGGAGAGCCCCAGTACTGCCAGTATGGCACACCTGAGTTTGTAGCACCCGAGATTGTCAATCAGAGCCCCGTGTCTGGAGTCACTGACATCTG GCCTGTGGGCGTTGTTGCCTTCCTCTG TCTGACAGGAATCTCCCCGTTTGTTGGGGAAAATGACCGGACAACATTGATGAACATCCGAAACTACAACGTGGCCTTCGAGGAGACCACATTCCTGAGCCTGAGCAGGGAGGCCCGGGGCTTCCTCATCAAAGTGCTGGTGCAGGACCGCCT GAGACCTACCGCAGAGGAGACCCTAGAACATCCTTGGTTCAAA ACTCAGGCAAAGGGCGCAGAGATGAGCACAGATCACCTGAAGCTATTCCTCTCCCGGAGGAGGTGGCAG CGCTCCCAGATCAGCTACAAATGCCACCTGGTGTTGCGCCCCATCCCGGAGCTGCTGCGGGCTCCCCCAGAGCGGGTGTGGGTGACCATGCCCAGAAGGCCACCCCCCAGTGGGGGGCTCTCATCCTCCTCGGATTCTGAAGAGGAAGAGCTGGAAGAGCTGCCCTCAGTGCCCCGCCCGCTGCAGCCCGAGTTCTCAGGCTCCCGGGTGTCCCTCACCGATATTCCCACTGAGGATGAGGCTCTGGGGACCCCAGAGACTGGGGCTGCCACCCCCATGGACTGGCAGGAGCAGGGAAGGGCTCCCTCTCAGGACCAGGAGGCTCCCAGCCCGGAGGCCCTCCCCTCCCTAGGCCAGGAGCCCGCAGCTGGGGCTAGCCCCAAGCGGGGAGAACTCCGTAGGGGCAGCTCGGCTGAGAGCGCCCTACCCCGGGCCGGGCCGCGGGAGCCGGGCCGGGGCCTGCAGAAGGCGGCGTCTGTGGAACTGCCGCAGCGCCGGAGCCCCAGCCCGGGAGCCACCCGCCTGGCCCGGGGAGGCCTGGGTGAGGGCGAGTATGCCCAGAGGCTGCAGGCCCTGCGCCAGCGGCTGCTGCGGGGAGGCCCCGAGGATGGCAAGGTCAGCGGCCTCAGGGGTCCCCTGCTGGAGAGCCTGGGGGGCCGTGCCCGGGATCCCCGGATGGCACGAGCTGCCTCCAGCGAGGCAGCGCCCCACCACCAGCCCCCACTCGAGAACAGGGGCCTGCAAAAGAGCAGCAGCTTCTCCCAGGGTGAGGCAGAGCCCCGGGGTCGGCACCGCCGAGCGGGGGCGCCCCTCGAGATCCCCGTGGCCAGGCTTGGAGCCCGTAGGCTACAGGAGTCTCCTTCCCTGTCTGCCCTCAGTGAGGCCCAGCCATCCAGCCCTGCACGGCCCAGCGTCCCCAAACCCAGTGCCCTTAAGTCTGCAGAACcttctgccaccacacctagtgaTGCCCCGCAgccccctgcaccccagcctgcccAAGACAAGGCCCCAGAGCCCAGGCCAGAACCAGTCCGAGCCTCCAAGCCTGCACCACGCCCTGAGGCCCTGCAAACCCTAGCGCTGCCCCTCACGCCCTATGCCCAGATCATTCAGTCCCTCCAGCTGTCAGGTCACGCCCAGGGACCCCCGCAGGGCCCTGCCGCGTCGCCTTCAGAGCTCAAGCCCCACGCAGCTGTCTTTGCCAGGGTGGCCTCCCCACCTCCGGGAGCCCCCGAGAAGCGTGTGCCCTCAGCCGGGGCTCCCCCGGTGCTAGCCGAGAGAGCCCGAGTTCCCACGGTGccccccaggccaggcagcagtCTCAGCAGCAGCATCGAAAACCTGGAGTCGGAGGCCGTGTTCGAGGCTAAGTTCAAGCGCAGCCGCGAATCGCCCCTGTCGCGGGGGTTGCGGCTGCTGAGCCGCTCCCGCTCCGAGGAGCGCGGCCCCTTCCGCGGGGCCGAGGAAGAGGATGGCATATACCGTCCCAGCCCGGCGGGGACCCCGCTGGAGTTGGTGCGACGGCCTGAGCGCTCGCGCTCGGTGCAGGACCTCAGGGCAGTCGGGGAGCCGGGCCTTGTCCGCCGCCTCTCGCTCTCACTGTCCCAGCGGCTGCGGCGGACCCCTCCCGCGCAGCGCCACCCGGCCTGGGAGGCCCGCGGCGGGGACGGAGAGAGCTCGGAGGGCGGGAGCTCGGCGCGGGGCTCCCCCGTGCTGGCGATGCGCAGGCGGCTGAGCTCCACCCTGGAGCGGCTGTCGAGCCGGTTGCAGCGCAGCGGCAGCAGCGAGGACTCGGGGGGCGCGTCGGGCCGCAGCACACCGCTATTCGGACGGCTTCGCAGGGCCACGTCCGAGGGCGAGAGTCTGCGGCGCCTCGGCCTTCCGCACAATCAGTTGGCCGCCCAGGCCGGCGCCACCACGCCTTCCGCCGAGTCCCTGGGCTCCGAGGCCAGCGCCACGTCGGGCTCCTCAG CCCCAGGGGAAAGCCGAAGCCGGCTCCGCTGGGGCTTCTCTCGGCAGCGGAAGGACAAGGGGTTATCGCAACCAAACCTCTCTGCCAGCATCCAAGAGGAGTTGGGTCACCAGTACGTGCGCAGTGAGTCAG ACTTCCCCCCAGTCTTCCACATCAAACTCAAGGACCAGGTGCTGCTGGAGGGGGAGGCAGCCACCCTGCTCTGCCTGCCAGCAGCCTGCCCTGCACCGCACATCTCCTGGATGAAAG ACAAGAAGTCATTGAGGTCAGAGCCCTCAGTGATCATCGTGTCCTGCAAAGATGGGCGGCAGCTGCTCAGCATCCCTCGGGTGGGCAAGCGGCACGCCGGGCTCTATGAGTGCTCCGCCACCAACGTCCTGGGCAGCATCACCAGCTCCTGTACCGTGGCTGTGGCCC gAGTCCCAGGAAAGCTAGCTCCTCCAGAGGTGCCCCAGACCTACCAGGACACGGCGCTGGTGCTGTGGAAGCCGGGAGACAGCCGGGCACCTTGCACGTATACCCTGGAGCGGCGAGTGGATG GGGAGTCTGTGTGGCACCCTGTGAGCTCAGGCATCCCCGACTGTTACTACAATGTGAGCCACCTGCCAGTTGGCATGACTGTGAGGTTCCGTGTGGCCTGTGCCAACCGTGCTGGGCAGGGGCCCTTCAGCAACCCTTCTGAGAAGGTCTTTGTCAGGGGCACTCAAG ATTCTTCAGCTGTGCCATCTGCTGCCCACCAAGAGGCCCCTGTCACCTCAGGGCCAGCCAGGGCCCCGCCTCCTGACTCTCCTACCTCACtggccccacccccagctcctgctgcccccacccccccGTCAGTCACTGTCAGCCCCTCATCTCCCCCTACAGCCCCCAGCCAGGCCTTGTCCTCGCTCAAGGCTGTGGGTCCGCCACCCCAGACCCCTCCACGAAGACACAGGGGCCTGCAGGCTGCCCGGCAAGCAGAGCCCACCCCACCCAGTACCCAGGTCACCCCAAGTGAGCCCAAGTCTTTCGTCCTTGACACTGGGACCCCGACCCCAGCCTCCACTCCTCAAGGGGTTAAACCAGCGTCTTCCTCTACTCCTGTGTATGTGGTGACTTCCTTCGTGTCTGCACCACCAGCCCCTGAGCCCCCAGCCCCTGAGCCCCCTCCTGAGCCTACCAAGGTGACTGTGCGGAGTCTCAGCCCGGCCAAGGAGGTGGTCAGCTCCCCTGGGAGCAGTCCCCGAAGCTCTCCCAGGCCTGAGGGTACCACTCTTCGACAGGGCCCCCCTCAGAAACCCTACACTTTCCTGGAGGAGAAAGCCAG GGGCCGCTTTGGTGTTGTGCGAGCGTGCCGGGAGAACGCCACGGGGCGAACGTTCGTGGCCAAGATCGTGCCCTATGCTGCCGAGGGCAAGCGGCGGGTCCTGCAGGAGTACGAGGTGCTGCGGACCCTGCACCACGAGCGGATCATGTCCCTGCACGAGGCCTACATCACCCCTCGGTACCTCGTGCTCATTGCTGAGAGCTGCGGCAACCGGGAGCTCCTCTGTGGGCTCAGTGACAG GTTCCGGTATTCTGAGGATGACGTGGCCACTTACGTGGCGCAGCTGCTACAAGGCCTGGACTACCTCCACGGCCGCCATGTGCTCCACCTAGACATCAAGCCAGACAACCTGCTGTTGGCCCCTGACAACGCCCTCAAGATCGTGGACTTCGGCAGTGCCCAGCCCTACAACCCCCAGGCCCTTCGGCCCCTTGGCCACCGCACGGGCACGCTGGAGTTCATGG CTCCGGAGATGGTGAAGGGAGAACCCATCGGCTCTGCCACGGACATCTGGGGAGCGGGTGTGCTCACTTACATTAT GCTCAGTGGACGCTCCCCGTTCTATGAGCCAGACCCCCAGGAAACGGAGGCTCGGATTGTGGGGGGCCGCTTTGATGCCTTCCAGCTGTACCCCAACACATCCCAGAGCGCCACCCTCTTCTTGCGAAAGGTCCTCTCAGTACATCCCTG GAGCCGGCCCTCCCTGCAGGACTGCTTGGCCCACCCATGGTTGCAGGACGCCTACCTGATGAAACTGCGCCGCCAGACGCTCACCTTCACCACCAACCGGCTCAAGGAGTTCCTGGGTGAGCAGAGGCGGCGCCGGGCTGAGGCCGCCACCCGCCACAAGGTGCTGCTGCGCTCCTACCCTGGCGGCCCCTAG